The genomic region GAGGGGGGTCAGCTTATCTGTTATTCATCAAGACAAAGAAAAGAGTGCGACGATATGCTTTATGcaccaagaaataaaaattagcacAATTTGCTATTTTAAGTCCTATGCTTTGAAGGCCATTAAAAGGTTAATgacaacatatatatgatcattgatgcaattTTGTTCCTTGACCACATTCCCTTGTGTCGTTTTAATccttaaaatttagaaattctGGAAGATTCACTCACATTAACGTGCTTTGGCTCGGTTGTAGTTTTCTTGACATCATTATTCTGAGAATCAGTTTCGTCCCTGTAGGATGTACTCTCGGAACGAGTAACAGGATCTCCAAAAAAGTTACGGAAACGCCACCTAAGTGTTGGCCTGTCTACTGATGAATCGTCATAAACTTCTTCTGAGTAAAAATGCTTTGAGAGACGCTGCATCACCCATGGATCATTGTGATACTTCATCAACATTCTAAGGATAAATgcaagcaaaagaaattacCAACCCAAACAAGATATATAGATGGAAACAGAAGAATACAGCATAACAGAAGAAATCTCAAGATTGATGGCAGAAAATAATCAGTTGTTTCTATGAGTCTTTAAGAAAGATCTAAACACAATATTAGGACTTCTCATAGAGAACCTAGGGAGCAGGGTTATTTATTCAGGCAATAGAAACATTAGCTACCATCAAGGAAATTCTGCTAGTGTTTCAGCTACTACAATCCCGACCAAAACATTCAGATGCCAAAGCAAGTtctcataataaatattcaagtATCAATATGAGAAAAAGTCTGGAATACAGAAAAACTCATTGGTCTCTAAAGATCAACTTCTGAGTTTTCTAATCTCATCTTTAGTAAATAGATGAATATCATCCAGTTGctatattataatatgtaCAGTAAATGATATCTTGATGAAGCAAATGCTTTTTGCCTACTTTACAACTGCTGGTCGACATTGccgaaaaataaataaagtattcCTGTTGAAGCATTAGATTGTGGGGACCCGAACGGATAAATCGTAGGAATGGAGAACTCTCCTAAGGTTAGagaacaaatcaaattaagaaCCAACGAGTAGTTTTCATGGTAGCtctgagtatatatataaacaatttgCCAATACATTAAGCACAAAATCAATGCTTATCTAGTAGCAATTTGTCAATTTCCATATACCAGCCAAATGAAATGAAGTGCAAAACTAACTGATTTTGTTAAGAACCTACATGTTTGCCAACTCTCTCTGTATCCGAGTCCCTTCCAGTGAAAGAATATGTTCAACAGATGATTCAACGGACCTACCAACTCTCCAGAATCCACAAGCAGCAGCAGCCCCTAAGTGTAAAGCAGAAAATGGATCATTCTGTTACAGTGACCATTAATACGGTCAATATAGATGAGCATAGTTGCAACTGGAATATGTGAGTGGATAATCACTTTGACTGCAGCAATAGACAGCAAGTGTTCCTTATCTTTTCGAAAATGGTCTTACATTAGTTGTCACAACAAAACTGATAAAACATATGCAGACAATCAAACTAGAAAAGTAAAGGTTCAAAAGTAAAGGATCTGCAAATAAGAAAACGAAGACAGGAACAATATCACTCACCCAGTGTAATGTTAAGGCGGAGTAGATAACGTAGCCTTTGGGTCGCTGACAAAAATAAAGTCGGATGGTTTGGTCAGGCAACAACGTTAACACCCAccaaaaaagattataattgataacaaaaaatatcagaaGCAATCAAGTGGCGTACATCCAACCTCAATAGAACAGACATATTAAAGGCTAACACCAGACATGGCAGAGTAATGCTGTGAATATTTAGTCTTTTCCCTTCCATACACAAGTTGACTTTCTATTTACTCTATATCAATGACTTCTAAAGATCGACTTAAGAATGTCACACCATCCAAGGGCCTTTTAGCACATTTCAGAAGCTCAGACATATCAAGCAACTAGAGAACTTGTCGCAGTTTTAACACATTGAAACAGAGCCGCAATTAGCATCTTTTTAGGCCTCACTTTTCAACAAAcctctatttttctttacctCTTCTTCAGCACCAAACAAGCAAATGATAGACAACTAGTCTTCAAGGGCACTTTATATTCTATGTCAGCTACTTCCTTAAAATTCTAATGGGTACTATACTTTTTGTGTGCACAACACGAACAAGCACGCAAACACATCCATATTTAGAGGGGCATAACTTTGATGCATAAAACAATTCTAACCGAGAATGTATAATATGATCGTCAATATGCATACCTAGCCAAGTAACAATTGAACCACCACCGAAACCAACTGTGAAGTCTCTCATAGCCTGAGCCCTCCATTGCAGCAATACATTTGCTTCTTCCAGTGTCAATTGCTCCTGATATTTTGGTTCAAGACTCTCAACAAAgtggaaaatttaaatataaatatactaaaatcaagcaaattttggattttgcGCAAATTTAATCcctaatacaacaaaaaactCGGCACACGACATTTTGTCTTGAACGGGTCAATTCCCCCACCCTTAAccattaccaaaaaaaaaaaaagaggaacaATTTCGagaaatcaaatcaaaaacCCCTCTTAAAGTATTCAACAACTAGTCCCAACAATCCAAAATCCTAATAAATCAGCACTTTTTATCAAAACAAGGAAACATCAACGCGTTTCTACTGCATAAAAGTGCAAGTAAaggtaacaaaaaaaaaaaaatgcacctTTTTTGAGCGAAGAACATGTTCGAGATCGAAAAGGGCTTCACCCATTTTCTTGATGAAGTGCAAATGGATTTCACGAACGAGCTTTCAGACGCTGATTTCCATCTCCACAAgcatatttatacaaaaagcAGCAGTTAATCGAGCTCAACTGTCAAGAACCCTAACGAACTGATCCACTAATGTAATGATGGAATGACCAATCGCCACGTCCAATTAGTACCGACGGCGCCCGTGTTTCTCAAAATCCGTTGTCGCCCTTTCCAATCAGCGACTTCTCTTGTCTTTCGAGATTGCCATTATGGATTCACTTTCTagaattcaattttgaaagaacAGTTGTAGTTGTATTCTAttctaattaatcataattcaGAGGAAAAATAACAAAGGATAAAACAGACTTTCTATCACATAATTTTGATAGTTGAATCGAATTATCAAATTACccgtaataaaaaaaaaaccgacAACTACATGTAGATAATTAATTGGAGGGTAAAATCGTACTTTTATATCAGTCAtcataaatgaaagaaaaattgtcaAGAATAAGTTGGATAACATAGATTTTTTGTTGGAAGAGGGCCACATGACGTTGATAGTTCAAAcgaattatcaaattatccgtaacaaaaaaaaaaaaaaaaagaaaactcaaCTGCATGCAAACAATTAATTGGAGGGCGAAGCCGTACTTTTATACTAGTCATcataaataaaaggaaaaacatccaaggataaaataaacttttcacGGAAGGAGGACCACACGATTTTGATAGTTTAAATCACCTGTAACCAGAAAACGACAACCATGCTGCAAACAGTTAATTGGATGGTGAAGTCGTACTTTTGTATCagtcattataaataaaaggggaaaaaaattgatgtataaCATAAACTTTTCGTTGGAGGACGGCCGCATAACCTTGGTagtttaatcaaattaccAAAACATCCTCAACCAAAAAACCACAACCACATTAATTGGAGGGCGAAGTTGTACTTTTGCACCAGCCATCTTAAACgaaagaaaaaatgttgaaGGATAAAATGGATATCACCAAAGGAGGACCACACCATTTTGATAGTTCAATCGAATTACCAAATTATCCATAACTAGAAAACAACAACCACATACAGGCAACTAATTGGAGGGCAACATCGTACTTTTATATTAGCCATCGTAAATGTAtcttttcatataaatattttataccatAATAGATACCTTGAGGATTTCTGTAATATTGAAACCGTTCCAAAACTATGCTCAAACCGTTTCATGAGAGATTACAATTACtacattttcttgaattgattTTACAAAGTCTTATATCCTTtgtttttgcaatattttcattatagaaatattattttttaaatgaattaaatccGGATCCACCTTGGTTGAGACGGGTTTTGCAGTTTTAAATAGGCCTCGAGATCGGTCTGGATTTTAGTGGTTTGGACTCGAATCTGTTCTAATTAATGTTtctattttgtatattttatgtatacttatataaaatactttgtacataaacaaaaaaaatataaatattttttatgcttacatataatacataaacttgatgtttttatgaattaaaataatgatataaaatttataagtattatAATGTTTACATAAGTAACAcacattctattttttttaatattttaatgtctataacatgcatatataaattgataaaaaaatattaatatttcaataatattattgtctcatatttataaaattatgatagtattatttatttttaaaaaatattaattggatCTATCAAGTCCAATCTTGATAGGTCCCGAATTTGGGTTCGGGTTTAAGATTTTTTTGGAAAGGGCGGGTCCCAGATTTTGGCAAACCCGCCCCATTAGCATTCGTAAagatagattttttttttggatatacGAGCTAATAAATCCCAttgaatatgatataattgttcaaatttatttaaattttatcaaatattatagatCGCTagtgaatttgatttaatcatGAACTAATTCcgtcttttatatataaaatgagtaaaattcGAACTCAaacaattcaataattttatatacaatttatgGTGAATTACAACGAACTCTATTaatgtttgatataattacaaatattttttcgttgtttaaaaaaattactaataccccCATGATTTTAACGGCGGGATAGCAATTAGCTTAATTCGTTAGTTTTTGTTaagttttcataattttttatgtgaactgatcaaaataatattgtggactatgtattataattttatttatttatttttttttaaatttttatggactacttggatattctttttaatataatatttaaattttttccatTCACTTcgttcaatttctttttaaagaaaaatacgaCAAGATCCAAGTTGACAATCCGTCTCtatcaaagaaattttatcaaatattaaaaaatatttataatttttcaaataataaaaaatatttgtctttacgtcgaatttcaagaaaacacgttgtaatttctcaataatttataattcattacAAAATTAGGACAAGTTGAGCTGAAATTGGTTTGaattaaagcaaaaaatatattgaagcCAATCTTATGTATTCAACAAAATGAATCTAAATAatcttttagaaattaatcttaaatttaaattagggtaatgattttattttattgttttttaacttattttttttataagaacaAAGTGAGAGATTTCCCTCCAtttcttttatcaaacatATTTCATCCTCATGGCCCAGCCCCTCCTCTCCACGCCTCTCCACCCTCACTAccccgccgccgccgccgccacgGCCCTCCCCCAAGCCAACTTCAACAAGCTCATCTCCACCGCCACCTCTCTCCCCCACCTCAAACAAATCCATGCTCACCTCCTCAGGAATCCACACCACGGgcaccaccaccatcacctCTTCAACCTCATCCTCTGTTCCCTCTCCTACCCTTCATACGCTTTGTCACTCCTTTCCTCTATCCCCGCCCAACGCCAACCACCGCCCCAACTCTCGAGCAAGCTCCTCAAACACCTCTCCCGCTCGAACAATGCCGATGAGACGCTCATCTTTTTCCAAACAATGCAGAAAAAAGCTTTCCCCATTGACAGGTTCAGCTTTCCGCTGTTACTGAAGGCGGCGTCAAAAGCTATGGCGCTCAGTGAAGGGAAAATGATTCATGGGTTAGCCGCGAAACTTGGGTTCGACTCCGACCCTTTTGTGGAAACAGCGTTAGTGGGGATGTACGCTGCTTGTGGGCTCATTTCGGAGGCCCGTCTTGTGTTTGATAAAATGTCGTATAAAGATGTTGTCTCTTGGACTATTATGATAGACGGGTGAGTTTGTTTTTTAAGGATGTGtcgataaattttttagtcaGTGTAATTTTCTTGCGTTTTCTGAAGTGTGAAGTTTTTCACtattaaatttcatgatttaccTTTATGAACTACATCATGCATCATTTCTATAGAAGTGGAAATGTATCATTTGTATTATGTTATAGATGGAAAGGATGCCGCCATCTTTAAAATCAAACAGGATTTTTTATAGCACATACTTGGATAATAGTGATAATCTGCTACCTAAAACGAagcatatttttcataatggaATGTGTCGTTTCATCTTGCTTTTGCTATAAACTTATGAGGTGTAATGATTGGAAGATCAAATTCTATTTATGTACATAGTCAACACACTGAGGTTGCTACTTTTTAGTAAGTAAAACTAAGAGGGACTTCAGATTTGAAATGGTTAGATCTAGATTGGGTGTTTCCTGATTGTGATTTTGTGTACATATTCAAACAGGTATTGCCAAAGCCAGCTTTTTGATGATGTACTGGCCTTGCTGGAAGAGATGAAGGGCTCAAAAGTGGAACCAGATGAGAGAATTTTTACCACCATTCTTTCTGCATGCAGCCGTTTTGGAAATTTGGATGTTGGAAAACTAGTGCATGGGTTCATATCCGATAATAACATTGTGATTGACTCTCATTTACAGAGTGTACTTGTGAACATGTATGCAAGTTCAGGCGCCATGGACATGGCACAAAGTTTGTATGATAAGTTGAAGCCAACTAATGTTGTGGCCTCAACTGCCATGATCTCTGGGTACTCAAAAGTTGGCAATGTTGAAGCTGCTCGATtagtgtttgatgaaatggtTGATAAGGATTTGGTGTGTTGGAGTGCAATGATTTCTGGTTATGCTGATAGTGATAAGCCTCAAGAAGCTCTTAAGATATTTCATGAAATGCTGCGACATGGAATTAAACCTGACCAAGTTACCATTTTAAGTGTTATCTCAGCATGTGCACATCTTGGTGCATTGGATCAAGCCAAAAAGATCCATCTATATGTGACTGACAATGGATTTGGGAAAGCTCTGCCTATAAATAATGCCCTCATCGATATGTATGCCAAATGTGGAAGTCTTGAGGAAGCAAAAGAAGTTTTTGGTCGGATGCATAGGAAAAATGTCATATCTTGGACCAGCATGATCAGTGCATTTGCTATCCATGGAGATGTGGATAATTCCCTGAAACATTTTCAACAGATGAAACTTGAAAATGTGGAACCCAACTGGATTACATTTGTGGGTGTTCTTTATGCTTGTAGCCATGCAGGATTAGTTGAAGAGGGACAAAAAGCATTTGAAAAAATGGTAAACGAATATGGAATTACACCCAGATTAGAACATTATGGATGCATGGTAGATTTGTATGGTCGAGCTAATCACCTTGCAGATGCCCTGGAACTTGTTGAGAGTATGCCAATGGCCCCAAATGTTGTCATCTGGGGATCCCTGATGGCTGCCTGCCGGATCCATGGTGAGTTTGAATTAGGAGAATTTGCTGCAAAACGTCTTCTCGAGTTAGATCCTGACCACGATGGGGCCCATATCTTCTTATCAAACATCTATGCGAAAGAGAAAAGGTGGGAAAATGTTGGAGCGGTGAGACAATTCATGAGACATAAAGGCATATCAAAGCAACAAGGACGCAGTATGATTGAAATGGATAATGAGATACATGAGTTTTTGACCGCAgataaaaaacataaacaaacagaTGAAATTTATGTGAAGTTAGATGAGGTTGTTGACAAGCTGAAACAAGCAGGCTACACTCCAAATACCAGCAGTGTTTTGGTAGACTtagatgaagatgaaaagaAAGAGGTTGTACTTTGGCACA from Sesamum indicum cultivar Zhongzhi No. 13 linkage group LG3, S_indicum_v1.0, whole genome shotgun sequence harbors:
- the LOC105157007 gene encoding uncharacterized protein LOC105157007 gives rise to the protein MGEALFDLEHVLRSKKEQLTLEEANVLLQWRAQAMRDFTVGFGGGSIVTWLATQRLRYLLRLNITLGAAAACGFWRVGRSVESSVEHILSLEGTRIQRELANIMLMKYHNDPWVMQRLSKHFYSEEVYDDSSVDRPTLRWRFRNFFGDPVTRSESTSYRDETDSQNNDVKKTTTEPKHVNVDTAWDIMENPFDLIFGQPGDVETVPHADTPSVSSLRQRRRERRARRRHRRHHQDESDV
- the LOC105157083 gene encoding pentatricopeptide repeat-containing protein At4g14820, which encodes MAQPLLSTPLHPHYPAAAAATALPQANFNKLISTATSLPHLKQIHAHLLRNPHHGHHHHHLFNLILCSLSYPSYALSLLSSIPAQRQPPPQLSSKLLKHLSRSNNADETLIFFQTMQKKAFPIDRFSFPLLLKAASKAMALSEGKMIHGLAAKLGFDSDPFVETALVGMYAACGLISEARLVFDKMSYKDVVSWTIMIDGYCQSQLFDDVLALLEEMKGSKVEPDERIFTTILSACSRFGNLDVGKLVHGFISDNNIVIDSHLQSVLVNMYASSGAMDMAQSLYDKLKPTNVVASTAMISGYSKVGNVEAARLVFDEMVDKDLVCWSAMISGYADSDKPQEALKIFHEMLRHGIKPDQVTILSVISACAHLGALDQAKKIHLYVTDNGFGKALPINNALIDMYAKCGSLEEAKEVFGRMHRKNVISWTSMISAFAIHGDVDNSLKHFQQMKLENVEPNWITFVGVLYACSHAGLVEEGQKAFEKMVNEYGITPRLEHYGCMVDLYGRANHLADALELVESMPMAPNVVIWGSLMAACRIHGEFELGEFAAKRLLELDPDHDGAHIFLSNIYAKEKRWENVGAVRQFMRHKGISKQQGRSMIEMDNEIHEFLTADKKHKQTDEIYVKLDEVVDKLKQAGYTPNTSSVLVDLDEDEKKEVVLWHSEKLALCYGLISREKQSCIRIIKNLRICEDCHNFMKKASKVFNVEIIVRDRTRFHHCRDGSCSCKDYW